The following proteins come from a genomic window of Streptomyces sp. NBC_00539:
- a CDS encoding SRPBCC family protein — MAEHTSSSITIDAAPADVMAVIADFARYPEWTGEVKEAEVLATDAQGRAEKVRLLLDAGAIKDDHTLAYTWKGPDEVSWTLHKSQMLRQLDGSYKLTPVDGGTRTEVTYQLTVDVKIPMLGMIKRKAEKVIIDRALAGLKKRVESA; from the coding sequence ATGGCGGAACACACCAGTTCGAGTATCACGATCGATGCGGCCCCGGCCGACGTCATGGCCGTGATCGCCGACTTCGCCCGCTACCCGGAGTGGACCGGCGAGGTGAAGGAGGCGGAGGTGCTCGCCACCGACGCCCAGGGCCGCGCGGAGAAGGTCCGGCTGCTGCTCGACGCGGGAGCGATCAAGGACGACCACACGCTCGCCTACACCTGGAAGGGCCCGGACGAGGTCAGCTGGACGCTGCACAAGTCACAGATGCTGCGCCAGCTCGACGGCTCGTACAAGCTGACGCCGGTGGACGGCGGCACGCGCACCGAGGTGACCTACCAGCTGACCGTGGACGTCAAGATCCCGATGCTGGGCATGATCAAGCGCAAGGCGGAGAAGGTCATCATCGACCGCGCCCTGGCGGGCCTCAAGAAGCGCGTCGAATCCGCCTGA
- a CDS encoding metallophosphoesterase family protein: MSGGKSRTRVHVVSDVHGNTEALARAGDGADALICLGDLVLFLDYADHSRGIFPDLFGVENADRIVELRTQRRFAEARDFGRELWTGLDRERLIEGAVRRQYADMFAALPSPTYATYGNVDVPGLWREYAGPGTTVLDGQRVEIGGRVFGFVGGGLPTPMRTPYEVDVEEYAAKVEALGEVDVLCSHIPPEVPELCYDTVARRFERGSEALLAAIRRMRPRYALFGHVHQPLARRMRIGGTECVNVGHFAATGTPWALEW; this comes from the coding sequence ATGAGTGGCGGGAAGAGTCGTACGCGGGTCCACGTCGTCAGCGACGTCCACGGCAACACGGAGGCGCTCGCGCGGGCCGGGGACGGCGCCGACGCGCTGATCTGCCTCGGTGACCTCGTCCTGTTCCTCGACTACGCCGACCACTCGCGCGGGATCTTCCCCGACCTGTTCGGCGTCGAGAACGCCGACCGGATCGTGGAGCTGCGCACCCAGCGGCGGTTCGCGGAGGCCCGCGACTTCGGGCGCGAGCTGTGGACCGGGCTGGACCGGGAGCGGCTGATCGAGGGCGCCGTCCGGCGCCAGTACGCGGACATGTTCGCCGCTCTCCCGAGCCCGACGTACGCCACGTACGGCAACGTCGACGTCCCCGGGCTGTGGAGGGAATACGCCGGCCCCGGCACGACCGTGCTCGACGGCCAGCGGGTGGAGATCGGCGGCCGCGTCTTCGGGTTCGTGGGCGGCGGGCTGCCGACGCCGATGCGGACGCCGTACGAGGTGGACGTCGAGGAGTACGCCGCCAAGGTCGAGGCACTGGGCGAGGTGGACGTGCTGTGCTCGCACATCCCGCCGGAGGTGCCGGAGCTCTGCTACGACACGGTGGCCCGGCGGTTCGAGCGGGGCAGCGAGGCGCTGCTGGCGGCGATCCGGCGGATGCGGCCGAGGTACGCGCTCTTCGGGCACGTCCACCAGCCGCTGGCCCGGCGGATGCGGATCGGCGGCACGGAGTGCGTGAACGTCGGACATTTCGCGGCGACGGGGACGCCGTGGGCGCTGGAGTGGTGA
- a CDS encoding C40 family peptidase translates to MASHRRPKQPTRTRVSVLTALAAATVALTSQAASAAPGQPSKDEVKAKVDALYDEAEQATEKYNGAKDRQDKLEKEIAQLQDSVARGQLELNDMRNTLGSMASAQYRTGGIDQSLTLLLSDDPQSYLDKASTLQQLSGKQIEAVGRIQAKQRALAQQRQEAAGKLADLDATRKVLGEQKKATQDKLAEAQAQLNSLSAQDRARLQDEEGKASSSAAQSAGNVKGSGRAGAALAAAKTKLGSGYHMGDTGPNSFDCSGLTQWAYAQAGVSISRVTYTQVNDGTRIGRSQLQPGDLVFFYDDLHHVGLYAGNNMTLHASNPKGGVKYESMDNMPFQFGVRVG, encoded by the coding sequence GTGGCGTCCCACCGTCGACCCAAGCAGCCCACCCGCACGCGCGTGTCCGTGCTCACCGCCCTCGCCGCGGCCACCGTCGCGCTCACCTCCCAGGCGGCGAGCGCCGCTCCGGGGCAGCCGAGCAAGGACGAGGTCAAGGCGAAGGTCGACGCCCTCTACGACGAGGCGGAACAGGCCACCGAGAAGTACAACGGGGCCAAGGACCGCCAGGACAAGCTGGAGAAGGAGATCGCGCAGCTCCAGGACTCGGTGGCGCGCGGCCAGCTCGAACTCAACGACATGCGCAACACGCTGGGTTCGATGGCCAGCGCGCAGTACCGCACCGGCGGCATCGACCAGTCCCTCACCCTCCTCCTCTCCGACGACCCGCAGAGCTACCTCGACAAAGCCTCCACGCTCCAGCAGTTGAGCGGCAAGCAGATCGAGGCCGTCGGCAGGATCCAGGCCAAGCAGCGTGCCCTCGCGCAGCAGCGCCAGGAGGCCGCCGGCAAGCTCGCGGACCTCGACGCCACCCGCAAGGTGCTCGGCGAGCAGAAGAAGGCCACGCAGGACAAGCTCGCCGAGGCGCAGGCCCAGTTGAACAGCCTGAGCGCGCAGGACCGGGCCCGGCTCCAGGACGAGGAGGGCAAGGCCAGCAGCAGCGCCGCCCAGAGCGCCGGGAACGTCAAGGGTTCGGGTCGGGCCGGTGCCGCGCTCGCCGCCGCCAAGACGAAGCTGGGCAGCGGCTACCACATGGGCGACACGGGGCCCAACTCCTTCGACTGCTCCGGACTCACCCAGTGGGCCTACGCGCAGGCGGGTGTCAGCATCAGCCGTGTCACCTACACCCAGGTGAACGACGGGACCCGCATCGGCCGCAGCCAGCTCCAGCCGGGCGACCTGGTGTTCTTCTACGACGACCTGCACCACGTCGGCCTGTACGCGGGCAACAACATGACGCTGCACGCCTCCAACCCGAAGGGCGGCGTCAAGTACGAGTCGATGGACAACATGCCGTTCCAGTTCGGCGTCCGCGTCGGCTGA
- a CDS encoding ROK family glucokinase: MGLTIGVDIGGTKIAAGVVDEEGTILETYKVPTPPTPDGVTDAICTAVSEVSSSHAIEAVGIGAAGYVDDKRATVLFAPNIDWRHEPLKDKVEQRIGLPVVVENDANCAAWGEYRFGAGQGHDDVICITLGTGLGGGIIIGNKLRRGRFGVAAEFGHIRVVPDGLLCGCGSQGCWEQYASGRALVRYAKQRAKATPENATILLALGDGTPEGIEGKHISQAARQGCPVAVDAFRELARWAGAGLADLASLFDPSAFIVGGGVSDEGDLVLDPIRKSFKRWLVGGAWRPHAQVLAAQLGGKAGMVGAADLARQG, translated from the coding sequence ATGGGACTCACCATCGGCGTCGACATCGGCGGCACGAAGATCGCGGCCGGCGTGGTCGACGAAGAGGGCACCATCCTGGAGACGTACAAGGTGCCCACCCCGCCGACCCCGGACGGCGTGACCGACGCGATCTGCACCGCAGTGTCCGAGGTCAGCAGCAGCCACGCCATCGAGGCCGTGGGCATCGGCGCCGCCGGGTACGTGGACGACAAGCGCGCCACCGTACTGTTCGCGCCCAACATCGACTGGCGGCACGAGCCGCTCAAGGACAAGGTCGAGCAGCGCATCGGCCTCCCCGTCGTCGTCGAGAACGACGCGAACTGCGCGGCCTGGGGCGAGTACCGCTTCGGCGCCGGCCAGGGCCACGACGACGTCATCTGCATCACCCTGGGCACCGGCCTCGGCGGCGGCATCATCATCGGCAACAAGCTGCGGCGCGGGCGCTTCGGCGTCGCCGCCGAGTTCGGCCACATCCGGGTCGTTCCGGACGGCCTGCTGTGCGGGTGCGGCAGCCAGGGCTGCTGGGAGCAGTACGCCTCCGGGCGCGCGCTGGTCCGGTACGCGAAGCAGCGCGCCAAGGCCACGCCCGAGAACGCGACGATCCTGCTCGCGCTCGGCGACGGCACCCCCGAGGGCATCGAGGGCAAGCACATCAGTCAGGCGGCCCGGCAGGGCTGCCCGGTGGCCGTCGACGCCTTCCGCGAGCTGGCCCGCTGGGCGGGCGCGGGCCTGGCCGACCTGGCCTCGCTCTTCGACCCGTCGGCGTTCATCGTCGGCGGCGGCGTCTCCGACGAGGGCGACCTCGTCCTCGACCCGATCCGCAAGTCCTTCAAGCGCTGGCTGGTCGGCGGAGCCTGGCGCCCGCACGCGCAGGTACTGGCCGCGCAGCTCGGCGGCAAGGCCGGAATGGTGGGCGCGGCCGACCTGGCGCGCCAGGGCTGA
- a CDS encoding GMC oxidoreductase, whose protein sequence is MTPHLTRRQLLGAGALQTAAVLGFTRIGLDSAAAVEPPAAPYAPAIVVGSGYGAAVAALRLGQAGVRTVVLEMGRLWNTPGPDGKVFPSTSAPDQRSMWFRTRTEAPLAQFLWLDVVNRDISPYPGVLDRVNYDGMSVYVGRGVGGGSLVNGGMAPTPRRSYFTEVLPRVDADEMYGTYYPRARAMLGVGDIDPAWFESTEWYRFARISRKHAGNTGLRTTFVPNVYDFAYMQREAAGTATRSALAGEVIYGNNHGKKSLDKTYLAAALGTGNVTIETLQRVVAVRRDPAGGYVLTVRTIDLTGRVTQTRELGCAQLFLGAGSLGTTEILLRARETGALPELAEAVGRGWGHNGNIMTARANHLWDTVGANQATMPALGIDDWDNAAHPVFAEIAPLPMGFEHWISMYLAITKNPERGHFTYDAAADAARLNWTRDQNTPSVAAAKNLFDRVNRANFTIYRYDLFGQNRAFADDFTYHPLGGCVLGEATDDYGRAKGYRGLYVVDGSLIPGSLGVNPFVTITALAERNMARILAEDPR, encoded by the coding sequence ATGACACCCCATCTGACGCGTCGTCAACTGCTGGGGGCCGGCGCCCTCCAGACCGCCGCCGTCCTCGGCTTCACCCGTATCGGGCTCGACTCCGCCGCCGCCGTCGAGCCGCCCGCCGCCCCGTACGCCCCCGCCATCGTGGTCGGATCCGGGTACGGGGCCGCCGTCGCCGCCCTGCGCCTCGGGCAGGCCGGAGTGCGGACCGTCGTCCTGGAAATGGGCCGGCTCTGGAACACCCCCGGGCCCGACGGCAAGGTGTTCCCCTCCACCTCCGCCCCCGACCAGCGCTCCATGTGGTTCCGCACCCGCACCGAGGCCCCGCTCGCCCAGTTCCTCTGGCTCGACGTCGTCAACCGCGACATCAGCCCCTACCCCGGCGTCCTGGACCGGGTGAACTACGACGGCATGTCCGTGTACGTGGGACGGGGGGTGGGTGGCGGCTCGCTCGTCAACGGCGGCATGGCGCCCACACCGCGCCGGTCGTACTTCACCGAGGTCCTGCCCCGCGTCGACGCCGACGAGATGTACGGCACCTACTACCCCCGCGCCCGCGCCATGCTCGGCGTGGGCGACATCGACCCCGCCTGGTTCGAGTCCACCGAGTGGTACCGCTTCGCCCGGATCTCCCGCAAACACGCCGGCAACACCGGGCTCCGGACCACCTTCGTGCCCAACGTCTACGACTTCGCCTACATGCAGCGCGAAGCGGCCGGCACCGCCACCAGATCCGCGCTCGCGGGCGAGGTCATCTACGGCAACAACCACGGCAAGAAGAGCCTCGACAAGACCTATCTCGCCGCCGCCCTCGGCACCGGCAACGTCACCATCGAAACCCTCCAGCGCGTGGTCGCCGTGCGCCGGGACCCGGCCGGGGGGTACGTGCTGACCGTACGCACCATCGACCTCACCGGCCGTGTCACCCAGACCCGCGAACTCGGCTGCGCCCAGCTCTTCCTGGGCGCGGGCAGCCTCGGCACCACCGAGATCCTGCTGCGCGCCCGCGAGACCGGGGCCCTGCCCGAGCTGGCGGAGGCGGTCGGCCGTGGCTGGGGGCACAACGGCAACATCATGACGGCCCGGGCCAACCACCTGTGGGACACCGTCGGCGCGAACCAGGCCACCATGCCGGCCCTCGGCATCGACGACTGGGACAACGCGGCCCACCCCGTCTTCGCCGAGATCGCCCCGCTGCCCATGGGGTTCGAGCACTGGATCTCGATGTACCTGGCCATCACCAAGAACCCCGAGCGCGGCCACTTCACGTACGACGCGGCCGCCGACGCGGCCCGGCTCAACTGGACCCGGGACCAGAACACGCCGTCCGTGGCCGCCGCCAAGAACCTCTTCGACCGGGTGAACCGGGCCAACTTCACGATCTACCGCTACGACCTGTTCGGCCAGAACAGGGCCTTCGCCGACGACTTCACCTACCACCCGCTCGGCGGCTGCGTCCTCGGCGAGGCGACCGACGACTACGGCCGCGCCAAGGGCTACCGGGGTCTGTACGTCGTCGACGGCTCACTGATCCCGGGCTCGCTCGGAGTGAACCCGTTCGTCACCATCACCGCCCTCGCCGAGCGGAACATGGCGCGGATCCTGGCGGAGGACCCGCGCTGA
- a CDS encoding C40 family peptidase, whose product MASHRRPGLTGLDRSTKLTTFTAAAAGAAVALTGAVASAAPALPQDPPAGARAQVDRLFEEAEQATERYNEADEKAGKLRAEISRAQDAVARGQDRINTMRNVLGAFAGAQYRSGGLDPALALMLSEDPDGYLDNAAVLDRLSGRQARQLGELREEQRRIAQERQEASVKLAQLDSLRSDVAEHKRAVTAKLAAARRLLDAMPSEERADFERASRSGGRADALPDLPSAVPASSRAAAAVRAARAAVGRPYVWGSTGPSGFDCSGLMVWSYRQAGVSLPRTSQAQRYAGRHVPLSQAQPGDLVTYRSDASHVAMYVGNGQVIHAPYPGARVRYDPVGMMPVSSVTRP is encoded by the coding sequence GTGGCGTCCCATCGCCGGCCCGGGCTCACCGGCCTCGACCGGAGCACCAAGCTCACCACCTTCACCGCCGCCGCGGCCGGCGCCGCCGTCGCCCTCACGGGAGCGGTCGCGAGCGCGGCACCGGCCCTCCCGCAGGACCCCCCGGCCGGCGCCCGCGCCCAGGTCGACCGGCTCTTCGAGGAGGCCGAGCAGGCCACCGAGCGCTACAACGAGGCCGACGAGAAGGCAGGCAAGCTCCGCGCCGAGATCAGCCGGGCCCAGGACGCGGTGGCCCGGGGCCAGGACCGCATCAACACCATGCGCAACGTACTCGGCGCCTTCGCCGGGGCCCAGTACCGCTCCGGGGGCCTCGACCCCGCCCTCGCGCTGATGCTGTCCGAGGACCCCGACGGCTACCTCGACAACGCCGCCGTGCTCGACCGGCTCAGCGGCCGCCAGGCCCGGCAGCTCGGCGAACTGCGCGAGGAGCAGCGCAGGATCGCCCAGGAGCGCCAGGAGGCCTCCGTCAAGCTGGCCCAGCTGGACTCGCTGCGCTCGGACGTCGCGGAGCACAAGCGGGCCGTCACGGCGAAGCTCGCGGCCGCCCGCCGGCTGCTCGACGCGATGCCGTCCGAGGAGCGGGCCGACTTCGAGCGGGCCTCGCGCTCGGGGGGCCGCGCCGACGCGCTGCCCGACCTGCCCTCGGCCGTCCCCGCCTCCTCCCGGGCGGCGGCCGCCGTGCGGGCGGCCCGGGCCGCGGTCGGGCGGCCGTACGTGTGGGGGTCGACCGGACCGTCCGGGTTCGACTGCTCCGGGCTGATGGTGTGGTCCTACCGCCAGGCCGGGGTCTCCCTTCCGCGCACCTCGCAGGCACAGCGGTACGCGGGCCGGCACGTGCCGCTGTCGCAGGCGCAGCCGGGGGACCTGGTGACGTACCGCTCGGACGCCAGCCACGTCGCCATGTACGTCGGCAACGGCCAGGTGATCCACGCCCCCTACCCGGGCGCCCGGGTGCGGTACGACCCGGTCGGGATGATGCCGGTGTCCTCCGTGACCCGGCCCTGA
- a CDS encoding AMP-dependent synthetase/ligase: protein MREFSLPALYEVPSDGNLTDLIRRNAAQHPDTAVMSRKVDGRWQDVTATEFLAEVRAAAKGLIAAGVTPGERVALISRTRYEWVLFDFAIWSAGAITVPVYETSSPEQIQWILGDSGAAAVITESPGHSATVAALRDRLPELREVWEIEQGAFETLKAAGAEVSDDEVDRRGSLANADDTATIVYTSGTTGRPKGCVLTHRNFFAECGNVVERLSPLFRTGECSVLLFLPAAHVFGRLVEVASVLAPIRLGCVPDIKNLTDELASFKPTLILGVPRVFEKVYNSARAKAQADGKGKIFDAAAETAIAYSRALDTPGGPSFGLRLKHKLFTKLVYSKLHTVLGGRGEYAISGGAPLGERLGHFFRGIGFTVLEGYGLTESCAATAFNPWDRTKIGTVGQPLPGSVVRIADDGEVLVHGEHVFTGYWKNEAATAEALSDGWFHTGDVGTLDEDGYLAITGRKKELIVTAGGKNVAPAVIEDRIRAHALVAECMVVGDARPFVAALVTIDEEFLGRWAAEHGKPAGVTAAELREDADLIAAVQQAVDDGNAAVSKAESVRKFRILASQFTEESGHITPSLKLKRNVVAKDFADEIDALYRG from the coding sequence TTGCGCGAGTTCAGCCTTCCGGCCCTGTACGAGGTCCCGTCGGACGGGAACCTGACGGATCTCATCCGCCGCAACGCCGCCCAGCATCCCGACACCGCCGTCATGAGCCGCAAGGTCGACGGCCGGTGGCAGGACGTCACGGCCACCGAGTTCCTCGCCGAGGTCCGCGCCGCGGCCAAGGGCCTGATCGCGGCGGGTGTCACGCCCGGCGAGCGCGTCGCCCTGATCTCCCGCACCCGCTACGAGTGGGTGCTGTTCGACTTCGCCATCTGGAGCGCGGGGGCCATCACCGTCCCCGTGTACGAGACCAGCTCGCCCGAGCAGATCCAGTGGATCCTCGGGGACTCCGGCGCCGCCGCGGTGATCACCGAGAGCCCGGGGCACAGCGCCACCGTGGCCGCCCTGCGCGACCGGCTCCCGGAGCTGCGCGAGGTCTGGGAGATCGAGCAGGGCGCCTTCGAGACGCTCAAGGCGGCGGGGGCGGAGGTCTCCGACGACGAGGTCGACCGTCGCGGCTCGCTCGCCAACGCCGACGACACGGCCACCATCGTCTACACCTCCGGCACCACCGGCCGCCCCAAGGGCTGCGTGCTGACCCACCGCAACTTCTTCGCGGAGTGCGGCAACGTCGTGGAGCGCCTCAGCCCGCTGTTCCGCACCGGCGAGTGCTCCGTGCTGCTCTTCCTCCCGGCCGCCCACGTCTTCGGGCGCCTGGTGGAGGTGGCGTCCGTGCTGGCGCCGATCCGCCTGGGCTGCGTACCGGACATCAAGAACCTCACCGACGAGCTGGCGTCCTTCAAGCCGACGCTGATCCTCGGGGTGCCGCGCGTCTTCGAGAAGGTCTACAACTCGGCGCGCGCCAAGGCCCAGGCCGACGGCAAGGGCAAGATCTTCGACGCGGCGGCCGAGACGGCCATCGCCTACAGCCGCGCCCTGGACACGCCGGGCGGCCCGTCCTTCGGCCTGCGGCTCAAGCACAAGCTCTTCACCAAGCTGGTCTACAGCAAGCTCCACACGGTCCTCGGCGGCCGCGGCGAGTACGCGATCTCCGGCGGCGCCCCGCTGGGCGAGCGGCTCGGCCACTTCTTCCGCGGCATCGGCTTCACGGTCCTGGAGGGCTACGGCCTGACCGAGTCCTGCGCGGCCACCGCCTTCAACCCGTGGGACCGTACGAAGATCGGTACGGTCGGCCAGCCGCTGCCGGGCTCGGTGGTGCGCATCGCCGACGACGGCGAGGTGCTGGTGCACGGCGAGCACGTCTTCACCGGCTACTGGAAGAACGAGGCGGCGACCGCCGAGGCGCTGTCCGACGGCTGGTTCCACACCGGCGACGTCGGCACCCTCGACGAGGACGGCTACCTGGCGATCACCGGGCGCAAGAAGGAGCTCATCGTCACCGCCGGCGGCAAGAACGTGGCGCCCGCGGTGATCGAGGACCGCATCCGCGCGCACGCGCTGGTCGCCGAGTGCATGGTGGTCGGCGACGCGAGGCCGTTCGTGGCCGCCCTGGTCACCATCGACGAGGAGTTCCTCGGCCGGTGGGCCGCGGAGCACGGCAAGCCGGCCGGGGTGACGGCGGCGGAACTGCGCGAGGACGCCGACCTCATCGCCGCCGTCCAGCAGGCCGTGGACGACGGCAACGCGGCGGTCTCCAAGGCGGAATCGGTGCGGAAGTTCCGCATCCTCGCCTCCCAGTTCACGGAGGAATCGGGCCACATCACGCCGTCGCTCAAGCTCAAGCGCAACGTGGTGGCGAAGGACTTCGCCGACGAGATCGACGCCCTGTACCGGGGTTAG
- a CDS encoding glycosyltransferase family 4 protein yields MHKTLIVTNDFPPRPGGIQAFLHNMALRLDPDRIVVYASTWKHDEEGRAATAAFDAEQPFQVVRDRTTMLLPTPRVTRRAVELLRERGCQSVWFGAAAPLGLMAPALRRAGARRIVATTHGHEAGWAQLPAARQLLRRIGEGTDTLTYLGQYTRTRIASAVTERAAARMTQLPPGVDEKTFHPGSGGAAVRARLGLTDRPVVVCVSRLVPRKGQDTLIEAMPRILAAVPDAVLLIVGGGPYEADLRALAASTGVADSVVFTGSVPWGELPAHYGAGDVFAMPCRTRRGGLDVEGLGIVYLEASATGLPVVAGDSGGAPDAVLDGETGWVVRGGAPDEAADRIVTLLLDPELRRRMGERGRAWVEERWRWDLLAERLRELL; encoded by the coding sequence ATGCACAAGACGCTGATCGTGACCAATGACTTCCCGCCGCGACCGGGCGGCATCCAGGCCTTCCTGCACAACATGGCGCTGCGGCTGGATCCCGACCGGATCGTCGTCTACGCCTCCACCTGGAAGCACGACGAAGAGGGCCGCGCGGCGACCGCCGCCTTCGACGCGGAGCAGCCGTTCCAGGTCGTGCGCGACCGTACGACGATGCTGCTGCCGACGCCGCGCGTGACACGGCGTGCGGTGGAGCTGTTGCGCGAACGCGGCTGCCAGTCGGTCTGGTTCGGCGCCGCGGCCCCGCTGGGCCTGATGGCCCCGGCGCTGCGGCGGGCGGGGGCCCGGCGGATCGTCGCGACCACGCACGGGCACGAAGCGGGCTGGGCACAGCTGCCGGCCGCCCGGCAGCTGCTGCGGCGGATCGGCGAGGGCACCGACACCCTGACCTACCTGGGCCAGTACACCCGCACCCGGATCGCCTCGGCGGTCACGGAGCGGGCGGCGGCGCGGATGACGCAGCTGCCGCCCGGGGTCGACGAGAAGACCTTCCACCCCGGGTCCGGCGGAGCGGCGGTGCGGGCCCGGCTGGGCCTGACCGACCGGCCGGTGGTGGTGTGCGTGTCCCGGCTCGTGCCCCGCAAGGGGCAGGACACCCTCATCGAGGCGATGCCGCGGATCCTGGCGGCGGTGCCGGACGCGGTGCTGCTCATCGTGGGCGGCGGCCCGTACGAGGCGGACCTGCGGGCACTGGCCGCCTCCACGGGGGTCGCGGACTCGGTGGTCTTCACCGGGTCGGTCCCCTGGGGCGAGCTGCCCGCCCACTACGGCGCCGGGGACGTCTTCGCGATGCCGTGCCGGACCCGGCGCGGCGGCCTCGACGTGGAGGGGCTCGGCATCGTCTACCTCGAAGCCTCCGCGACCGGCCTGCCCGTGGTGGCGGGCGACTCGGGCGGGGCGCCGGACGCGGTGCTGGACGGGGAGACCGGCTGGGTGGTCCGGGGCGGGGCGCCGGACGAGGCGGCGGACCGGATCGTGACCCTGCTCCTGGACCCGGAACTGCGACGCCGCATGGGCGAGCGCGGCCGCGCCTGGGTCGAGGAACGCTGGCGCTGGGACCTCCTCGCGGAGCGGCTGCGCGAGCTGCTGTAA
- a CDS encoding DUF5304 domain-containing protein → MSEATDRTTDDDAWARACAEDLAAEKERLRAERGAAGDDGSRGGTGTAAEELFKLFEAVADKVSALNNPLFGAAAQGAVRQFVDQAKTAVKPVVERNPEVFDHLAAAGSELLAAYRSAVEGHERRWTQQRPTAPHAEDDPRRDGDDGDTGPGPAERIDLD, encoded by the coding sequence ATGAGCGAGGCCACCGACCGCACCACCGACGACGACGCCTGGGCCAGGGCCTGCGCCGAGGACCTCGCCGCCGAGAAGGAGCGCCTCCGCGCCGAGCGGGGCGCCGCCGGGGACGACGGGTCCCGCGGCGGGACCGGCACCGCCGCCGAGGAGCTGTTCAAGCTCTTCGAAGCCGTCGCCGACAAGGTCTCCGCCCTGAACAACCCCCTGTTCGGCGCCGCGGCGCAGGGCGCGGTACGCCAGTTCGTCGACCAGGCCAAGACCGCCGTCAAGCCCGTGGTCGAACGCAACCCCGAGGTCTTCGACCACCTCGCGGCCGCCGGCTCCGAGCTGCTCGCCGCCTACCGCTCCGCCGTGGAGGGCCACGAGCGGCGCTGGACGCAGCAGCGGCCGACGGCCCCGCACGCCGAGGACGACCCGCGCCGCGACGGCGACGACGGGGACACCGGGCCCGGGCCGGCCGAGCGCATCGATCTCGACTGA
- a CDS encoding ArsA family ATPase: MHTLLITGPGGAGRTTVAAVTAVAAARDGRRVLLLSGDPGDPLAAQAGRDVPGLRVGRIDSGEEFRAELVALQERGAALLGMLGSRPLSAEELTELPGAEQFALLRALRRAAAAPDTDLVIVDMPPLHQTVTTLALPAQLRRYLSRLLPAERQAARALRPVLAQLAGVPMPAQWLYEAAARWDEELAAVQAVVEAPTTEVRLVAEPGPGADSALRTGRLGLALHQLPAGALVANRTLPQGSADPWLAGLAAQQEKYAAQWAAELPLIPLPHLGRDPEGPEDTALLADSAPGLAPAAAAPRPAWAVEDRRAEDGVLVWAIPLPGARKADLDLVRRGDELLLAAGPYRRIVPLPSALRRCTVSGAALTGGVLRVRFTPDPQLWPRAR; encoded by the coding sequence ATGCACACACTGCTGATCACCGGACCCGGCGGGGCCGGACGGACCACCGTGGCCGCCGTCACCGCGGTCGCCGCCGCCCGGGACGGGCGGCGCGTGCTGCTGCTGTCCGGCGACCCCGGCGATCCGCTCGCCGCGCAAGCCGGCCGGGACGTGCCCGGGCTGCGGGTCGGACGGATCGACTCCGGCGAGGAGTTCCGGGCCGAACTCGTCGCCCTCCAGGAACGCGGCGCCGCCCTGCTCGGCATGCTCGGCAGTCGGCCCCTGAGCGCCGAGGAACTCACCGAGCTGCCCGGCGCCGAGCAGTTCGCGCTGCTCCGCGCCCTGCGGCGGGCCGCCGCCGCCCCCGACACCGACCTGGTCATCGTGGACATGCCCCCGCTGCACCAGACGGTGACCACCCTCGCCCTCCCCGCCCAGCTGCGCCGCTACCTCAGCCGGCTGCTCCCCGCCGAACGGCAGGCCGCCCGCGCCCTGCGCCCCGTACTGGCCCAGCTGGCCGGGGTGCCGATGCCCGCCCAGTGGCTCTACGAGGCCGCCGCCCGCTGGGACGAGGAGCTGGCCGCCGTGCAGGCCGTCGTCGAGGCCCCCACGACCGAGGTACGGCTCGTCGCCGAGCCCGGCCCCGGGGCGGACTCCGCGCTGCGCACCGGCCGGCTCGGGCTGGCCCTGCACCAGCTGCCGGCCGGGGCGCTCGTCGCCAACCGGACCCTTCCGCAGGGCTCCGCCGACCCCTGGCTGGCCGGGCTCGCCGCCCAGCAGGAGAAGTACGCCGCCCAGTGGGCCGCCGAACTGCCGCTCATCCCGCTCCCGCACCTCGGACGGGACCCCGAGGGCCCCGAGGACACGGCGCTGCTCGCCGACTCCGCCCCGGGCCTCGCCCCGGCGGCCGCCGCGCCACGCCCCGCCTGGGCCGTCGAGGACCGGCGCGCCGAGGACGGCGTACTCGTCTGGGCGATCCCGCTGCCCGGTGCCCGCAAAGCCGACCTCGACCTGGTCCGGCGCGGGGACGAGCTGCTCCTGGCGGCCGGCCCGTACCGCAGGATCGTTCCGCTGCCGTCTGCGCTGCGCCGCTGCACCGTCTCCGGAGCCGCCCTCACCGGCGGGGTGCTCCGCGTCCGGTTCACCCCGGACCCGCAGCTGTGGCCCCGCGCGCGCTGA